A stretch of the Saprospiraceae bacterium genome encodes the following:
- a CDS encoding T9SS type A sorting domain-containing protein, with amino-acid sequence MKTIYFLLLSLISAGSLFGACELWDLQVEKTDCNPEKKFMVTINFKYKDVGECFTIKGNGKNYGNFKYNQLPVKLTLSGDCRTEYEFVIRDCHTESCRLEYFLGKECCEVDCELSEMRIEKTECDDDQNFCVFINFNHVGNSSCFKLRGNGHEYGRFSYSQLPVKICGLKANCETEYEFTAQDCENEECNLTKELGIVCCEKVCKLSELKLEKTKCDENGKFFVFINFKNTNTSDCFKVKGNGKDYGTFQYNQLPIKIGPLEGDCKTNYEFKIVDCKDERCQLTGNLGIVCCERKQCSIRDLRINKSDCDENKNFYVTINFRYSGTSSCFKVRGNGVNYGTFNYTQLPIRIGPLKGDCKTVYEFVVSDCENEACKASKSIGRVCCEEHKREELQNQDAEFQESPSQITNWNLNYSIEQPIEYQYSQTSNQFIVRFNETIHTKAYLYNAMGLIVQSVPIESTENRIEINNSNLLPGIYYLRFELEGKQTLLRFVKM; translated from the coding sequence ATGAAAACTATTTACTTTCTCCTTCTATCATTGATCTCTGCCGGCAGTCTTTTTGGTGCCTGTGAACTTTGGGATCTACAAGTTGAAAAAACAGATTGTAACCCGGAAAAAAAGTTTATGGTTACCATCAATTTTAAATATAAAGACGTTGGCGAATGCTTTACAATTAAAGGCAATGGAAAAAATTATGGTAATTTTAAATACAATCAGCTACCGGTCAAATTAACTCTCAGCGGAGATTGCCGCACCGAATATGAATTTGTAATTCGCGATTGTCATACTGAATCTTGCCGGTTAGAATATTTTCTAGGAAAAGAATGCTGTGAAGTAGATTGTGAGTTATCAGAAATGCGCATTGAAAAAACGGAATGTGATGATGATCAAAACTTTTGTGTATTTATTAATTTTAATCATGTAGGAAATTCCTCTTGTTTTAAACTCCGTGGTAATGGCCATGAATACGGTCGTTTTAGCTATTCTCAATTGCCTGTAAAAATTTGCGGACTAAAAGCTAATTGTGAAACAGAATATGAATTTACAGCTCAAGATTGCGAAAATGAAGAATGCAATCTAACCAAAGAATTGGGAATTGTTTGCTGTGAAAAAGTTTGTAAATTATCAGAACTCAAACTAGAAAAAACCAAATGTGATGAAAATGGAAAATTCTTCGTTTTCATAAACTTTAAAAATACTAACACCAGTGACTGCTTTAAAGTCAAAGGAAATGGTAAAGATTATGGAACTTTTCAATACAATCAATTACCAATTAAAATAGGACCCCTTGAAGGCGATTGCAAAACCAATTATGAATTTAAAATCGTTGATTGCAAAGATGAGCGCTGTCAGTTAACTGGTAATTTAGGCATTGTTTGTTGCGAACGAAAACAGTGCAGCATTCGCGATTTAAGAATTAATAAATCAGATTGCGATGAAAATAAAAATTTTTATGTTACAATCAATTTTAGATATAGCGGAACCTCCTCTTGCTTTAAGGTCCGAGGAAATGGTGTAAATTATGGAACGTTTAACTATACACAATTGCCCATTCGCATTGGTCCACTGAAAGGAGATTGTAAAACCGTTTATGAATTTGTAGTATCTGATTGTGAAAATGAAGCCTGCAAAGCATCCAAGAGCATTGGCAGAGTATGTTGCGAAGAACACAAACGGGAGGAACTTCAAAATCAGGATGCAGAATTTCAAGAATCGCCTTCACAAATCACTAATTGGAATTTAAACTACAGTATTGAACAGCCAATTGAATATCAATATTCACAGACTTCTAATCAATTTATCGTGCGATTTAATGAAACAATTCACACGAAAGCCTATTTATACAATGCAATGGGGCTGATCGTCCAATCCGTTCCAATAGAGTCAACAGAAAACCGAATTGAAATAAATAATTCGAATCTATTACCAGGGATTTATTATTTACGATTCGAATTAGAAGGAAAGCAAACCTTATTAAGATTTGTAAAAATGTAG
- a CDS encoding peptide-methionine (S)-S-oxide reductase: MAQFIKISILGIFFFGLGTTFTRAGDIELGRVNWLRSLKKGQELAKESGKPLLILFQEVPGCSTCKNYGSGPLSHPLLVEAIEQYFIPVCIHNNKNGPDKEALQLFQEASWNNPVIRIVDKNFKDILGRLAGDYSEFGLVSKINAALVVCGIKIPGYLNLLEQEFRVKQFGSSQATFGMYCFWSGEKTFGKLNGVIATNAGFMGGSEVVTIQYDPSKIGLDELIKIGKSQNTADRLFTNENLKNNSIPIKKPSAFRQDPETKYYLYQSDYKYVPMTAMQATKLNAVLGNGLKDDSMLSPKQIQYYNSIKDKDKSKLKNQIGKGLENL, encoded by the coding sequence ATGGCACAATTTATTAAAATAAGCATTTTAGGAATCTTTTTCTTCGGACTTGGAACTACGTTTACCAGAGCCGGTGATATCGAACTGGGTCGAGTCAATTGGCTTCGCAGCTTAAAAAAAGGACAAGAACTCGCTAAAGAATCCGGAAAACCTCTATTAATCCTATTCCAGGAAGTACCAGGGTGCAGTACGTGTAAAAATTATGGAAGCGGACCACTCAGCCATCCATTGCTTGTGGAAGCCATAGAGCAGTATTTTATTCCAGTTTGCATCCATAACAATAAAAATGGCCCAGATAAAGAAGCGCTTCAGTTATTCCAAGAAGCATCCTGGAACAATCCCGTAATTCGAATTGTAGATAAAAATTTTAAGGATATTCTTGGGCGATTGGCCGGTGATTATAGTGAATTTGGGTTGGTTTCAAAAATCAACGCGGCCCTTGTGGTTTGCGGCATAAAAATTCCCGGTTATTTAAATTTACTAGAACAAGAATTCAGGGTAAAACAATTTGGAAGCTCCCAGGCTACCTTTGGAATGTATTGCTTTTGGTCTGGAGAAAAAACATTTGGCAAGTTAAACGGAGTCATCGCTACAAATGCTGGTTTTATGGGTGGTTCTGAAGTTGTGACGATCCAATATGATCCATCTAAAATCGGGCTCGATGAATTAATTAAAATAGGTAAATCACAAAACACAGCCGATCGATTATTTACAAATGAAAATTTAAAAAATAATTCCATTCCAATAAAAAAACCAAGTGCATTTAGACAAGATCCAGAAACAAAATATTATTTGTATCAATCAGATTACAAATACGTTCCTATGACGGCTATGCAAGCCACTAAATTGAATGCGGTTCTAGGCAATGGCTTGAAAGATGATTCCATGTTATCTCCTAAACAAATCCAATATTACAATTCAATTAAAGACAAGGACAAGTCAAAACTAAAAAATCAGATCGGAAAAGGATTGGAAAATCTATAA
- a CDS encoding outer membrane beta-barrel protein, protein MINRFIFIGILILLSFGSYSQSGMVASVGVSMAFSDNPAVNKPNEVMSGWHASLSGRFGNRNLFLRPGLELHKVKLQSKEMLDPFSNLPAAYFLKIPLQIGYKLINTEAFKLRLMGGGQFSYTAFIEENELGLDHNSINDASFGALVGAGVDFGPLVVDFNFEKGLTALYHDTDYKTDYIFVSIGFFF, encoded by the coding sequence ATGATTAACCGATTTATATTCATTGGAATACTTATCCTCTTAAGTTTTGGGTCCTATTCTCAATCCGGAATGGTAGCTTCTGTAGGGGTCAGCATGGCTTTTTCAGACAATCCTGCTGTAAATAAGCCTAATGAAGTTATGAGTGGATGGCATGCCAGCCTTTCGGGTCGCTTTGGCAATCGAAATTTATTTTTACGTCCAGGTTTAGAATTACATAAAGTCAAGTTACAGTCTAAAGAAATGTTGGATCCATTTTCCAACTTACCGGCAGCGTATTTTCTTAAAATACCCTTGCAAATTGGATACAAATTGATCAATACCGAGGCTTTTAAACTGCGACTTATGGGAGGTGGCCAATTTAGTTATACAGCTTTTATTGAAGAAAACGAACTCGGATTGGACCACAACAGTATAAATGATGCAAGTTTTGGGGCACTGGTCGGTGCAGGAGTAGATTTTGGGCCTTTGGTGGTTGATTTCAATTTTGAAAAAGGTCTTACTGCATTATACCACGATACAGACTATAAAACGGACTATATTTTCGTAAGCATTGGGTTTTTCTTTTAA
- a CDS encoding sigma-70 family RNA polymerase sigma factor, with the protein MPQHNSPLHERFEKEFLPHLEALHSFAFHLCYNEEDADDLVQETFLKAFRFIDKFEEGTNAKAWLFKILKNAYINQYRKESKRPARVDYEDVAVYNEEEEGQVSGYYDLREDVFEKMIGDEVSTALNLLPEEFRTVILLCDIEGFSYEEISKIIDIPIGTVRSRLFRARNMLKEKLVKYASSIGYKDLRGDRSKAEDVVED; encoded by the coding sequence ATGCCGCAGCACAACAGTCCATTACACGAGCGTTTTGAAAAAGAGTTTCTACCCCATTTAGAAGCACTGCATTCTTTTGCCTTCCACTTGTGCTATAATGAAGAAGATGCAGATGATCTGGTTCAGGAGACCTTTCTTAAGGCATTTAGATTTATAGATAAGTTTGAAGAAGGAACTAATGCGAAGGCTTGGTTGTTTAAAATATTAAAGAACGCTTACATCAATCAATACCGGAAGGAGAGTAAACGTCCTGCCCGGGTAGATTATGAAGATGTAGCTGTTTATAATGAAGAAGAAGAAGGACAGGTCAGTGGTTATTATGACCTTAGGGAAGATGTTTTTGAGAAAATGATTGGAGATGAAGTTTCTACTGCATTGAATTTATTGCCGGAGGAATTTCGTACGGTCATTTTGCTTTGTGATATTGAAGGATTTAGTTACGAGGAAATTTCTAAAATTATTGACATTCCAATTGGCACGGTAAGATCCAGACTTTTTCGGGCCAGGAATATGTTGAAAGAAAAATTGGTGAAATATGCTTCGAGTATAGGTTATAAAGATTTGAGGGGAGATCGGTCTAAAGCTGAGGATGTCGTTGAAGATTGA
- a CDS encoding MBL fold metallo-hydrolase, producing MHIKSFCFNPFSENTYILYNDALEGIVIDPGCSNAGERQELKRFISDTGITLKRLLLTHAHIDHILGLSFIFEQYGLLAEMHSGELPVLESAEIVAKMYGVPYEKAQHSSVYLVDNQIITLGNANLSCILAPGHSPASLCFYNGEKNFVIGGDVLFEGSIGRTDLPGGNYDTLINSIKTRLYPLGNQVMVYPGHGGATTIGQEKLTNPFLN from the coding sequence ATGCATATAAAATCCTTCTGCTTTAATCCATTTTCTGAAAACACGTATATTTTATATAACGATGCTTTGGAAGGAATCGTTATAGATCCCGGGTGTTCAAATGCAGGGGAGCGACAGGAGTTAAAGCGTTTTATTAGTGATACTGGGATTACTCTGAAGAGACTTTTACTTACCCATGCACACATAGATCATATTTTAGGACTCTCATTCATTTTTGAGCAATATGGATTGTTGGCCGAAATGCATTCTGGTGAGCTGCCCGTGCTGGAGTCTGCAGAGATTGTAGCAAAAATGTATGGCGTTCCGTATGAAAAAGCACAGCATTCATCAGTTTATTTAGTTGATAATCAAATCATTACACTGGGTAATGCAAATCTTAGCTGTATTTTGGCTCCGGGCCACAGTCCGGCGAGTTTGTGCTTTTACAATGGGGAGAAGAACTTTGTGATTGGGGGTGATGTTTTGTTTGAAGGGAGTATAGGGAGAACAGACCTGCCAGGAGGTAATTACGATACACTAATTAATAGTATCAAAACCAGATTGTATCCCTTAGGAAATCAGGTTATGGTATATCCAGGCCACGGGGGAGCAACAACCATTGGCCAAGAGAAACTGACAAACCCCTTTTTAAATTAA
- the prfA gene encoding peptide chain release factor 1, with amino-acid sequence MLLDKLHSIYDRYQYLEERMSDPSVVSNMVEYSKISKEYKDLKEIVGVYLVYKKKSEEFKQAKEMLSDPEFREMAQLEFEQLKPELEQMEEELKILLIPKDPEDSKDVILEIRSGTGGDEASIFAGDLYRMYTRYFETHGLKYEILDVNEGNVGGYNKVVMEITGENVYGKLKFESGAHRVQRVPKTEAQGRVHTSAATVVVMPKMELEEVNINKADLRVDTFRSSGAGGQHVNKTESGVRFTHIPSGIVAESMDSRSQHKNREIAFNRMLQKMQDAHVMRYENEVASKRRSLVGSGDRSDKIRTYNYPQNRVTDHRINLTLYNLNDIVNGDLDEIIQALQVADQAERLKGEMEE; translated from the coding sequence ATGCTGTTAGATAAATTACATTCTATTTATGATCGCTACCAATATCTGGAGGAACGGATGTCTGATCCTTCTGTGGTGAGCAATATGGTTGAGTACAGTAAAATTAGCAAAGAGTATAAGGATTTAAAGGAAATTGTTGGTGTTTACCTTGTTTACAAAAAGAAATCTGAAGAATTTAAGCAAGCGAAGGAAATGCTTTCAGATCCTGAGTTTCGTGAAATGGCGCAATTGGAATTTGAACAGTTGAAGCCGGAGCTGGAGCAAATGGAAGAGGAATTGAAAATCCTGTTAATACCAAAAGACCCGGAAGATTCGAAAGATGTTATTTTAGAAATTCGTTCCGGAACAGGTGGGGACGAGGCTTCAATTTTTGCCGGTGACCTTTACCGAATGTATACGCGCTATTTTGAAACACACGGTCTTAAATATGAAATTCTCGATGTAAACGAAGGCAATGTAGGTGGTTATAATAAAGTAGTGATGGAGATTACAGGGGAAAATGTTTATGGCAAATTAAAATTTGAATCCGGAGCACATCGCGTTCAAAGGGTACCAAAGACCGAAGCACAAGGACGAGTCCATACTTCTGCTGCAACGGTTGTTGTTATGCCTAAGATGGAATTGGAAGAAGTTAATATCAATAAAGCTGATTTGCGTGTGGATACATTCCGAAGCAGTGGTGCTGGTGGGCAGCATGTCAATAAGACAGAATCGGGTGTTCGATTTACGCATATTCCATCCGGGATTGTTGCTGAGTCAATGGACAGCAGAAGCCAACACAAAAACAGGGAAATTGCCTTTAATAGGATGCTTCAAAAAATGCAAGATGCTCATGTTATGAGATATGAGAATGAAGTTGCTTCAAAACGACGCTCGTTGGTAGGATCAGGTGATCGGTCAGATAAAATCCGCACATACAATTATCCTCAAAACCGTGTTACAGATCATAGAATCAATTTGACCCTTTATAATCTCAATGATATCGTCAATGGCGATTTAGATGAAATCATACAGGCCCTTCAAGTTGCAGACCAGGCAGAAAGACTGAAAGGGGAAATGGAGGAATAG
- the phaC gene encoding class III poly(R)-hydroxyalkanoic acid synthase subunit PhaC — translation MINSSAIYDELLSVSGKIQKGYDTLKDIETVEVGTAPKELVWECDKVKLYHYIRESPAKCKIPVLVSFAIMNRHDVLDLQPDRSLIRKLMEEGLDIYIMDWGYPTRADRYLTMEDYILGYLNDAIDFIRKRHKVPKIHKMGICQGGLFSMIYAAIHPEKLQTLSTYVAPYDFRDANCNMLYKWTKYVDVDTMVDSNGLISAEMLNSAFSMLKPSMELSKFFGVMDMMGDKDKLMNYLRMEKWKNDCPDLSGEMYRKYIKDLFRDNKLINGNFELDGKKVDLKKMTVPFLNIYATEDNIIPNESTKAVMDHIGSTDKQLYAFPGGHIGVFVGAKSQKELAPSVAKWVIERS, via the coding sequence ATGATCAATTCAAGTGCGATTTATGATGAGCTTCTTTCAGTAAGCGGCAAAATTCAAAAAGGTTACGACACCTTAAAAGATATTGAAACCGTTGAAGTGGGTACCGCCCCAAAAGAACTCGTATGGGAATGCGATAAGGTTAAACTCTATCATTACATCCGGGAATCTCCTGCTAAATGTAAAATTCCGGTACTCGTTTCATTTGCCATTATGAATCGTCACGATGTATTGGATTTACAGCCAGATCGCTCCTTGATTAGAAAACTAATGGAAGAAGGATTGGATATCTATATTATGGATTGGGGATATCCTACTCGCGCTGACCGCTACTTAACTATGGAGGATTATATTTTGGGCTATTTAAATGATGCCATTGATTTTATCCGCAAGCGTCATAAAGTACCTAAAATCCATAAAATGGGAATTTGCCAGGGCGGATTATTCAGTATGATTTATGCTGCAATTCATCCGGAAAAACTTCAAACATTGAGTACTTATGTAGCTCCTTATGATTTCAGGGATGCAAATTGCAACATGCTGTATAAGTGGACCAAATATGTTGATGTGGACACTATGGTAGATTCAAATGGCTTGATCAGTGCCGAAATGCTAAACAGTGCATTCAGTATGTTAAAACCCAGCATGGAATTATCTAAATTTTTTGGAGTCATGGACATGATGGGCGATAAGGACAAATTAATGAATTACCTCCGCATGGAAAAATGGAAAAATGATTGCCCTGACCTTTCTGGTGAAATGTACCGCAAATACATCAAGGACCTTTTCCGTGATAATAAATTGATTAATGGTAATTTCGAGTTGGATGGTAAAAAGGTAGACCTTAAAAAAATGACCGTTCCCTTCTTGAATATCTATGCCACCGAAGACAATATCATCCCAAATGAATCAACAAAGGCAGTAATGGATCATATTGGAAGTACCGACAAGCAGCTTTATGCATTTCCAGGTGGACATATCGGGGTATTTGTTGGGGCAAAGTCACAAAAAGAACTGGCTCCCAGTGTTGCAAAATGGGTGATCGAACGATCCTAA
- a CDS encoding glycosyltransferase, which yields MKIVIAIDSKIPVNLYGGTERVIWYLGKELSQMGHTISYLAHEGSYCSFAKIIPLQKSKSIQEQIPRDTDLVHLHFNPEEIDQIKSPLLITMHGNTNDQKPLHSNTVFVSSNHAARFGSSCYVYNGLDWNDYPLPNFKKERSYFHFLGKAAWRIKNVQGAIDVIRATPNETLRVLGGYRFNFKMGLRFTFSPRISFYGMVGGTLKTNLLNGSKGLIFPVRWHEPFGLAIIESLYYGCPVFGTPYGSLPELIPKEFGYLSNQKNELADAILNGSDYSSKACHEYALNTFNSRKMSLAYLEKYKMILDRQQLNLTQPILQEIQKQKFLEWHD from the coding sequence TTGAAAATAGTAATAGCCATTGATTCTAAAATACCCGTCAACTTATATGGAGGAACGGAACGAGTGATTTGGTACCTCGGGAAGGAGCTTAGCCAAATGGGGCACACGATTTCATATCTGGCACACGAAGGTTCATATTGTAGTTTTGCTAAAATAATACCCTTACAAAAATCGAAATCGATTCAAGAACAAATTCCAAGAGATACAGATCTGGTCCATTTACATTTTAATCCTGAAGAAATTGACCAGATAAAATCTCCTTTGCTTATAACCATGCATGGTAATACCAATGATCAAAAACCATTGCATTCAAATACCGTTTTTGTCTCATCAAATCATGCTGCCCGATTTGGATCCTCCTGTTATGTGTACAATGGTTTGGATTGGAATGATTATCCTTTGCCAAATTTTAAAAAGGAGCGCAGCTATTTTCATTTCCTAGGAAAAGCTGCCTGGCGAATAAAAAATGTACAAGGAGCCATCGATGTTATCCGAGCAACTCCTAATGAAACATTAAGAGTATTGGGTGGATACCGATTTAATTTTAAAATGGGTTTGCGATTTACCTTCTCCCCTCGAATTTCATTTTATGGAATGGTCGGAGGAACGCTCAAAACAAATCTATTAAATGGATCTAAAGGTTTGATCTTCCCAGTGAGGTGGCACGAACCTTTTGGTTTAGCAATAATAGAAAGTCTTTACTATGGTTGTCCGGTATTTGGCACTCCTTATGGTTCGTTGCCAGAACTGATCCCAAAAGAATTTGGTTATTTGTCAAATCAAAAAAATGAATTGGCTGATGCAATTTTAAATGGATCCGATTATTCCTCCAAAGCCTGTCACGAATATGCCTTAAATACTTTTAACAGTAGAAAAATGAGTTTGGCGTATTTGGAAAAGTATAAAATGATATTGGATCGGCAACAATTGAATTTAACTCAACCTATCTTACAAGAAATACAAAAACAGAAATTTTTAGAATGGCACGACTAA
- a CDS encoding MaoC family dehydratase, translating to MLQIGDQFSHIFRYTQEDVNLYAKVSGDVNPLHIDPEAGKASIFGRNIIHGFLGGSVFTKIFGALWKADGHVYLKQSMQWLKPMFVETDYEAVITVKEVFPEKNRVLYDCAIFDKSTGEQCFTGEALLMNKKQYVW from the coding sequence ATGCTACAAATAGGAGATCAATTCAGCCATATTTTCCGATATACACAGGAAGATGTTAATTTATATGCAAAAGTTTCAGGAGATGTAAATCCTTTGCATATTGATCCGGAAGCAGGAAAAGCCAGCATTTTTGGCAGAAATATTATCCACGGATTTTTAGGTGGATCTGTTTTTACTAAAATATTTGGTGCACTTTGGAAAGCTGACGGACATGTTTATCTGAAACAAAGCATGCAATGGTTAAAACCCATGTTTGTTGAAACAGATTACGAAGCGGTAATTACAGTTAAAGAAGTATTTCCGGAAAAAAACCGCGTCTTATATGATTGCGCAATTTTTGATAAATCAACCGGAGAGCAGTGTTTCACAGGCGAAGCATTGTTGATGAATAAAAAGCAGTATGTTTGGTAG
- a CDS encoding GNAT family N-acetyltransferase, which yields MALDKELVIRDGELHSFYHQYNSLKVLDHVVVAYYNERAIACGALKKYHENSVEIKRMFVLESERGKGIASTILSELESWAKELKYERCILETGINQPEAINLYKKNNYTTIPNYGQYENIYNSVCFEKIL from the coding sequence ATGGCATTAGATAAAGAATTGGTCATCCGAGATGGTGAATTACACTCCTTTTACCATCAATACAATTCATTAAAAGTACTTGATCATGTGGTGGTAGCATATTATAATGAACGCGCGATTGCTTGCGGCGCTCTTAAAAAGTATCATGAAAATAGTGTAGAAATCAAAAGAATGTTTGTCCTTGAATCCGAACGGGGTAAAGGAATCGCTTCAACTATACTATCTGAATTGGAATCCTGGGCTAAAGAACTTAAATACGAGCGATGCATTTTAGAAACAGGTATTAATCAACCTGAGGCTATTAATTTATATAAAAAAAATAATTACACGACAATTCCAAATTATGGCCAATACGAAAATATTTACAACAGCGTTTGTTTTGAAAAAATTCTTTAA
- the mtaB gene encoding tRNA (N(6)-L-threonylcarbamoyladenosine(37)-C(2))-methylthiotransferase MtaB, translating into MSTHRTVAFHTLGCKLNFSETSTIGKLFEQAGYQEVDFNTPSDLYIINTCSVTDEADRKCRKAVRAAVRQNAEAQIIVIGCYAQLKPEEISAIPGVSMVLGATEKFRILDYIHRNDLASPHTGIYQHSIEEVTQFVPGHSIDDRTRSFLKVQDGCDYKCSFCTIPLARGRSRSGEIPSIVKAASELITHGIKEIVLTGVNIGDFGNGTEVLEGIKPKKQALFIDLVQALDELEGDIRFRISSIEPNLCTYELIDFVAGSKHFMPHFHMPLQSGDNEILSLMKRRYKRELYEDRVNYIKSKMPHACIGVDLICGFPGETERHFDNTYSFIEKLDISYLHVFTYSERPNTAALEQMGKVSPEVRHLRSKKLRNLSDQKKLNYYLKFEQSEQELLVENKLDNGYISGYSKNYLRIHLNKELAQVNQLVTVKLGSIKNEPRRELSFYAELV; encoded by the coding sequence ATGTCTACACATCGTACCGTTGCATTTCATACGCTGGGTTGTAAGTTGAATTTTTCAGAAACTTCTACTATTGGAAAGCTATTTGAACAAGCAGGTTATCAGGAGGTCGATTTTAATACACCAAGTGATTTGTATATTATCAATACCTGTTCGGTAACGGATGAAGCGGATCGGAAATGTAGAAAGGCTGTACGCGCTGCTGTTCGACAAAATGCGGAGGCGCAGATTATAGTAATTGGGTGTTATGCACAACTCAAACCAGAGGAGATTTCTGCTATACCCGGGGTCAGCATGGTTTTGGGAGCTACAGAAAAATTTAGGATTCTGGATTATATTCACAGAAACGATTTAGCTTCTCCGCACACAGGAATTTATCAACATTCTATTGAAGAAGTTACTCAATTTGTTCCAGGTCATTCAATTGACGATCGTACGAGAAGTTTTCTAAAAGTTCAGGACGGTTGTGATTATAAATGTAGTTTTTGTACCATTCCACTTGCAAGAGGCCGTTCCCGAAGTGGAGAAATTCCTTCCATTGTAAAAGCTGCTTCAGAATTAATAACCCATGGGATTAAAGAAATCGTTTTGACTGGTGTAAATATTGGAGATTTTGGAAATGGCACCGAGGTACTGGAAGGAATTAAACCTAAAAAACAAGCTTTGTTTATTGATTTGGTACAAGCTTTAGATGAATTGGAAGGAGATATCCGGTTTCGGATTTCATCTATTGAACCGAATCTGTGTACTTATGAATTGATAGATTTTGTTGCGGGTTCTAAACATTTTATGCCTCATTTTCACATGCCATTACAATCAGGGGATAATGAAATTTTATCTTTGATGAAAAGACGGTATAAACGTGAATTATATGAAGATCGCGTAAATTATATTAAATCTAAAATGCCACATGCTTGCATTGGTGTTGATCTCATCTGTGGCTTTCCTGGCGAAACAGAAAGACATTTCGATAACACTTACAGTTTTATTGAAAAATTGGATATAAGTTATCTCCATGTATTTACATACTCTGAAAGACCTAATACTGCAGCATTGGAACAAATGGGTAAAGTAAGTCCTGAAGTCAGACACTTGCGATCAAAAAAATTAAGAAATTTATCGGATCAAAAAAAGTTGAACTATTATTTAAAGTTCGAACAAAGTGAACAAGAATTATTGGTAGAAAATAAACTTGACAATGGATATATCAGTGGTTATTCAAAAAATTATTTACGCATCCATTTAAATAAAGAACTTGCTCAAGTAAATCAATTGGTAACAGTAAAATTGGGATCTATTAAAAATGAACCACGCAGAGAGCTTAGTTTCTACGCTGAATTGGTTTAA